From a single Pyxicephalus adspersus chromosome 11, UCB_Pads_2.0, whole genome shotgun sequence genomic region:
- the LOC140340870 gene encoding serine/threonine-protein kinase SBK1-like: protein MNLNEKRWNENYLEEMLLLTSQNLPLVKVEDNYTIVKELGSGSYGHVLLAMNQSRGNLMALKFMQKNNTDLKVFLIEYCLSLCLSTHPCIIDTFGIAFQTERHYVFAQELAHDNLFSLMKPQAGVPENSVKRCAIQLSSALDYMHKKGLVHRDIKPENILIFDKECRQIKLTDFGLSCRSGTPLESMPENLPYTAPEMCRLGASDKLIAHTSLDTWSFGVLLFSTLTGYFPWTSALISDKHYVEYTKWQRSKRIFQVPSQWKMFSKEAIEMLTKLIVPDPAKRYPCTEVLKCLKVPWKVTLDNTKNTNSNVFKNKNLAWR, encoded by the exons ATGAACCTAAATGAAAAAAGGTGGAATGAGAACTACTTGGAAGAAATGCTACTTTTAACATCTCAAAACCTACCACTGGTTAAAGTTGAAGATAATTACACTATTGTCAAAGAGTTGGGCAGTGGTTCCTATGGACATGTACTACTTGCAATGAATCAATCAAGAG GGAATCTAATGGCTCTGAAGTTCATGCAGAAGAACAACACTGACCTTAAAGTCTTCCTTATTGAATATTGCCTATCACTGTGCTTATCAACTCACCCATGCATTATAGATACTTTTGGAATCGCCTTTCAAACTGAAAGACATTATGTGTTCGCCCAGGAGCTTGCTCATGATAATCTCTTCTCTCTTATGAAGCCTCAG gCTGGTGTGCCAGAAAATTCAGTGAAGCGTTGTGCTATTCAACTTTCCAGTGCATTGGATTATATGCACAAGAAAGGTCTGGTTCATCGTGATATCAAGCCTGAAAATATTCTTATCTTCGATAAAGAGTGTCGACAGATTAAATTAACAGATTTTGGACTCTCTTGCCGCAGTGGAACACCTTTAGAATCAATGCCTGAAAATTTGCCTTATACAGCCCCAGAGATGTGCCGTCTTGGAGCATCAGACAAGCTAATCGCACATACAAGCTTAGATACATGGTCATTTGGGGTTCTCCTTTTTTCCACTTTAACTGGATATTTCCCATGGACTTCTGCACTTATAAGTGATAAACACTATGTAGAATACACCAAATGGCAAAGAAGTAAAAGGATTTTCCAGGTTCCAAGCCAGTGGAAAATGTTTAGCAAAGAAGCCATAGAAATGTTGACAAAATTGATTGTCCCTGATCCAGCTAAGAGATATCCTTGTACAGAAGTCTTAAAGTGTCTGAAAGTACCCTGGAAGGTCACCCTTGACAATACCAAGAATACCAActctaatgtttttaaaaataagaacTTGGCTTGGAGATAG